The following proteins come from a genomic window of Ailuropoda melanoleuca isolate Jingjing chromosome 2, ASM200744v2, whole genome shotgun sequence:
- the TMEM53 gene encoding transmembrane protein 53 isoform X1 — MASAELDYTIEIPDQPCWSQENSPSQGGKEVGTRQPLVILLGWGGCTDKNLAKYSAIYHKRGCIVIRYTAPWHMVFFSESLGIPSLRVLAQKLLELLFDYEIEKEPLLFHVFSNAGVMLYRYVLELLQTHRRFCHLRVVGTIFDSGPGDSNLVGALRALAAVLEHRPAALRLLLLVAFALVAVLFHVLLAPLTALFHTHFYDRLLDAASRWPELYLYSRADEVVLARDVERMVEARLAHRVLVRSVDFVSSAHVSHLRDYPTYYTSLCVNFMRSCVHC, encoded by the exons AGAACAGCCCCAGCCAAGGCGGGAAGGAGGTGGGGACTCGACAGCCCCTGGTGATTCTCTTGGGCTGGGGTGGCTGCACGGACAAGAACCTTGCCAAGTACAGCGCCATCTACCACAAAAGG ggctgcaTCGTGATCCGATACACAGCCCCATGGCACATGGTCTTCTTCTCCGAGTCCCTGGGCATCCCTTCACTTCGTGTTCTGGCCCAGAAGCTGCTTGAGCTACTCTTTGATTACGAGATTGAGAAGGAGCCCCTGCTCTTCCATGTCTTCAGCAATGCCGGTGTCATGCTGTACCGATACGTGCTGGAGCTCCTGCAGACCCATCGGCGCTTCTGCCACCTGCGTGTGGTGGGCACCATCTTTGACAGCGGTCCTGGCGATAGCAACCTGGTGGGGGCTCTGCGGGCCCTGGCGGCCGTCCTGGAGCACCGGCCCGCTGCGCTGCGCCTGCTGCTCCTGGTGGCCTTCGCCCTGGTGGCAGTCCTGTTCCATGTCCTGCTCGCTCCCCTCACGGCCCTCTTCCACACCCACTTCTATGACAGGCTACTCGATGCAGCCTCTCGCTGGCCCGAGCTCTACCTCTACTCAAGGGCCGACGAGGTGGTCCTGGCCAGGGACGTGGAGCGCATGGTGGAGGCACGCCTGGCACACCGGGTCCTGGTGCGCTCTGTGGACTTCGTGTCATCTGCGCATGTCAGCCACCTCCGTGACTACCCCACCTACTACACGAGCCTCTGCGTCAACTTTATGCGCAGCTGTGTGCACTGCTGA
- the TMEM53 gene encoding transmembrane protein 53 isoform X2, producing MVFFSESLGIPSLRVLAQKLLELLFDYEIEKEPLLFHVFSNAGVMLYRYVLELLQTHRRFCHLRVVGTIFDSGPGDSNLVGALRALAAVLEHRPAALRLLLLVAFALVAVLFHVLLAPLTALFHTHFYDRLLDAASRWPELYLYSRADEVVLARDVERMVEARLAHRVLVRSVDFVSSAHVSHLRDYPTYYTSLCVNFMRSCVHC from the coding sequence ATGGTCTTCTTCTCCGAGTCCCTGGGCATCCCTTCACTTCGTGTTCTGGCCCAGAAGCTGCTTGAGCTACTCTTTGATTACGAGATTGAGAAGGAGCCCCTGCTCTTCCATGTCTTCAGCAATGCCGGTGTCATGCTGTACCGATACGTGCTGGAGCTCCTGCAGACCCATCGGCGCTTCTGCCACCTGCGTGTGGTGGGCACCATCTTTGACAGCGGTCCTGGCGATAGCAACCTGGTGGGGGCTCTGCGGGCCCTGGCGGCCGTCCTGGAGCACCGGCCCGCTGCGCTGCGCCTGCTGCTCCTGGTGGCCTTCGCCCTGGTGGCAGTCCTGTTCCATGTCCTGCTCGCTCCCCTCACGGCCCTCTTCCACACCCACTTCTATGACAGGCTACTCGATGCAGCCTCTCGCTGGCCCGAGCTCTACCTCTACTCAAGGGCCGACGAGGTGGTCCTGGCCAGGGACGTGGAGCGCATGGTGGAGGCACGCCTGGCACACCGGGTCCTGGTGCGCTCTGTGGACTTCGTGTCATCTGCGCATGTCAGCCACCTCCGTGACTACCCCACCTACTACACGAGCCTCTGCGTCAACTTTATGCGCAGCTGTGTGCACTGCTGA